A single Drosophila ananassae strain 14024-0371.13 chromosome 3L, ASM1763931v2, whole genome shotgun sequence DNA region contains:
- the LOC6494851 gene encoding lipoma-preferred partner homolog: MAYKWVQSSAYSSIPPEAVVGGNDEDGAMIYVGRAEHEGDMLVCKVVPTKQLGFISQRGEALPKDIFEVLCGQNLTWIKCYDHVIPENAVLCGRTSLDQPVYIGRGHYEGHLIIGKISSVHRCLFIAYRGAERRLDSYEILVEERRVVAGWSLPPPPPLEEPEKCPLTPPPPPSPPPPAPPVALKPYPYPDLAAMPFPIKDRPPAYTPTPDPLPPAGGVLVMPRPPQPTPPVGGVLVMPPPAPLPTPPPPPPPVSVTPAEVSVTPTFIPAEVSAVSVSVAGPSYTPATTYNPYDDGCSGYTPAEYAGASGYEVYGYGNNYDVWVSAEPGYGYPQDAVIGGHDTNMAQLLVCRGYYRGVHVPGKAIPSMGCAFIAHGGREIMESSYQILVGQGKYHWVPGYSGSVPHGAVVAGRSPMGEPLYIGRGHYRGSLTPGVIEPSNRCLQIPFHGNEIRLSSYEVLVRSDMFQRQQAISLVY, from the exons aTGG CCTACAAATGGGTGCAATCCTCGGCCTACAGCTCCATACCCCCGGAGGCAGTGGTGGGCGGGAATGACGAGGATGGAGCCATGATCTACGTGGGCAGGGCGGAGCACGAGGGCGACATGCTCGTCTGCAAGGTGGTGCCCACCAAGCAGCTCGGATTCATATCCCAGCGCGGCGAGGCTCTGCCCAAGGACATCTTCGAGGTGCTGTGCGGCCAGAATCTGACATGGATCAAGTGCTACGACCATGTGATACCCGAGAACGCGGTACTCTGTGGACGCACCTCCCTCGACCAGCCGGTCTACATAGGCCGGGGCCACTACGAGGGACATTTGATCATCGGAAAGATCTCCTCCGTGCACCGGTGCTTGTTCATCGCCTACCGTGGAGCGGAAAGACGTTTGGATTCCTATGAGATTCTGGTGGAGGAGCGACGTGTGGTTGCCGGATGGAGtctgccaccgccgccgcctctAGAGGAGCCGGAGAAGTGCCCACTCACCCCGCCGCCACCTCCCTCGCCACCACCACCCGCTCCTCCGGTGGCCCTCAAGCCCTATCCCTATCCGGACCTAGCTGCTATGCCTTTTCCAATCAAGGACAGACCGCCGGCTTATACGCCTACACCGGATCCCTTGCCGCCAGCTGGAGGCGTCCTGGTAATGCCACGTCCTCCGCAGCCCACACCGCCTGTGGGAGGCGTCCTGGTGATGCCACCGCCTGCACCTCTGCCGACTCCGCCACCACCTCCCCCGCCAGTATCTGTCACTCCGGCGGAGGTGTCTGTGACCCCCACATTTATTCCGGCTGAAGTCAGTGCCGTTTCCGTGTCCGTGGCAGGACCTTCCTATACACCCGCCACCACCTATAATCCGTACGATGATGGCTGTTCCGGATACACTCCGGCGGAATACGCCGGCGCCTCGGGCTACGAGGTCTACGGCTATGGAAACAACTATGATGTTTGGGTTTCGGCCGAGCCGGGCTACGGCTATCCCCAGGATGCCGTAATCGGTGGCCACGACACCAACATGGCCCAGCTCCTGGTCTGCCGCGGCTACTACCGGGGAGTCCATGTTCCGGGCAAGGCGATTCCCAGCATGGGATGCGCCTTCATAGCCCACGGAGGACGTGAGATCATGGAGTCCTCCTACCAAATCCTCGTGGGACAGGGCAAATACCATTGGGTGCCTGGATATTCCGGAAGTGTTCCCCACGGAGCCGTGGTGGCCGGCAGGTCGCCCATGGGAGAGCCATTGTACATTGGACGGGGTCACTACCGGGGCAGCTTGACGCCCGGAGTGATAGAGCCCTCGAACCGATGTCTCCAGATTCCGTTCCACGGCAACGAGATCCGGCTGAGTAGCTACGAGGTTTTGGTCCGGAGTGACATGTTCCAGAGGCAGCAGGCCATTAGTTTggtttattaa
- the LOC6502531 gene encoding uncharacterized protein LOC6502531 isoform X1 yields MGTVQSGAVVTVEHTWVHSSPHAPLPPYAVIGGHDADRTPIYVGRSFHEGENLPAKVIPSKGCAYVAYGGSEHAKHHYEVLVGQGFAWVPSASGGVPPNAVRSGTTRTGEPLYVGRGHHAGSLTVGKVHPSHGCLYIPFGGQEVRINTYEVLIYQRHDTWVAASPGFMPPGAVVAGHDSDRTPIYAGRALHEGEMLPAKVVPSKGCAYVCYGGYEIQKYNYEVLTGHGYLWARSGHHIPPNAVTTGRARNGEILYYGRGHYQGSLTPGLVSASQRCLYIPYGNREIRINDYEILIRQ; encoded by the exons aTGG GCACCGTGCAATCAGGAGCAGTTGTGACCGTTG AACACACCTGGGTGCACTCGTCCCCCCACGCCCCCCTGCCCCCCTACGCGGTGATCGGCGGCCATGATGCGGACCGCACCCCCATCTATGTGGGTCGATCCTTTCACGAGGGCGAGAACCTGCCCGCCAAGGTCATACCGAGCAAGGGATGCGCCTACGTGGCCTATGGCGGTTCGGAGCATGCCAAGCACCACTACGAGGTGCTGGTGGGTCAGGGATTCGCCTGGGTGCCCAGTGCCAGTGGCGGTGTCCCACCGAATGCGGTACGCAGCGGCACCACCCGCACCGGAGAGCCCCTCTACGTGGGACGCGGCCATCACGCCGGAAGCCTCACTGTCGGCAAGGTACATCCCTCGCACGGATGCCTGTACATTCCGTTTGGCGGCCAGGAGGTGCGCATCAACACGTACGAGGTGCTGATCTACCAGCGTCACGACACCTGGGTGGCTGCCTCACCTGGCTTCATGCCACCCGGAGCCGTGGTCGCCGGACACGATTCCGACCGGACACCCATCTACGCCGGACGGGCGTTGCACGAGGGCGAGATGCTACCCGCCAAGGTGGTGCCCAGCAAAGGATGCGCCTACGTCTGCTATGGTGGCTACGAGATCCAGAAGTACAACTACGAGGTTCTCACCGGGCACGGATACCTTTGGGCCCGTTCCGGACATCACATTCCGCCGAATGCCGTCACCACCGGAAGGGCACGGAACGGAGAGATCCTGTACTATGGACGTGGTCACTACCAGGGCAGTCTGACTCCCGGCCTGGTCTCTGCCAGCCAGAGGTGTCTGTACATTCCGTACGGAAATCGTGAGATTCGTATTAACGACTATGAGATCCTTATTCGTCAATAA
- the LOC6502531 gene encoding uncharacterized protein LOC6502531 isoform X2, producing MEHTWVHSSPHAPLPPYAVIGGHDADRTPIYVGRSFHEGENLPAKVIPSKGCAYVAYGGSEHAKHHYEVLVGQGFAWVPSASGGVPPNAVRSGTTRTGEPLYVGRGHHAGSLTVGKVHPSHGCLYIPFGGQEVRINTYEVLIYQRHDTWVAASPGFMPPGAVVAGHDSDRTPIYAGRALHEGEMLPAKVVPSKGCAYVCYGGYEIQKYNYEVLTGHGYLWARSGHHIPPNAVTTGRARNGEILYYGRGHYQGSLTPGLVSASQRCLYIPYGNREIRINDYEILIRQ from the exons aTGG AACACACCTGGGTGCACTCGTCCCCCCACGCCCCCCTGCCCCCCTACGCGGTGATCGGCGGCCATGATGCGGACCGCACCCCCATCTATGTGGGTCGATCCTTTCACGAGGGCGAGAACCTGCCCGCCAAGGTCATACCGAGCAAGGGATGCGCCTACGTGGCCTATGGCGGTTCGGAGCATGCCAAGCACCACTACGAGGTGCTGGTGGGTCAGGGATTCGCCTGGGTGCCCAGTGCCAGTGGCGGTGTCCCACCGAATGCGGTACGCAGCGGCACCACCCGCACCGGAGAGCCCCTCTACGTGGGACGCGGCCATCACGCCGGAAGCCTCACTGTCGGCAAGGTACATCCCTCGCACGGATGCCTGTACATTCCGTTTGGCGGCCAGGAGGTGCGCATCAACACGTACGAGGTGCTGATCTACCAGCGTCACGACACCTGGGTGGCTGCCTCACCTGGCTTCATGCCACCCGGAGCCGTGGTCGCCGGACACGATTCCGACCGGACACCCATCTACGCCGGACGGGCGTTGCACGAGGGCGAGATGCTACCCGCCAAGGTGGTGCCCAGCAAAGGATGCGCCTACGTCTGCTATGGTGGCTACGAGATCCAGAAGTACAACTACGAGGTTCTCACCGGGCACGGATACCTTTGGGCCCGTTCCGGACATCACATTCCGCCGAATGCCGTCACCACCGGAAGGGCACGGAACGGAGAGATCCTGTACTATGGACGTGGTCACTACCAGGGCAGTCTGACTCCCGGCCTGGTCTCTGCCAGCCAGAGGTGTCTGTACATTCCGTACGGAAATCGTGAGATTCGTATTAACGACTATGAGATCCTTATTCGTCAATAA
- the LOC6495777 gene encoding uncharacterized protein LOC6495777, whose product MTDYVWISTNVYGGLPGGAVLGGHDSDQDPIYVGRAYHNGEMLPAKVVPNKQQAYVAWGGQEISKHDFEVLTGDHFSWVPASGGEVPPFALRVGQTADGEALFVGRGYFQGSLTPGKVHPSHQCLYIPYGGEEHRLEAYEVLVQPEVWVSSSSGRGIVPGTVVGGHDCDGSQIFVGRAYHEGDMLPAKVIPSKGCAYVPYGGGEVVKHDYELLAGYGYGWVHDSHGNVPGNAVLAGRTSDGEPLFIGRAHHHGSLTPGKIHQSHHCLYIPFGGEEVRLDHYEVLVKA is encoded by the exons ATGACAG ACTACGTTTGGATTAGCACCAATGTCTATGGAGGTCTGCCTGGTGGCGCCGTCCTGGGTGGCCATGATTCCGATCAGGATCCCATCTATGTGGGCCGTGCCTATCACAATGGAGAGATGCTGCCGGCCAAGGTGGTGCCCAACAAGCAGCAGGCCTATGTGGCCTGGGGCGGCCAGGAGATCAGCAAGCACGACTTCGAGGTCCTGACTGGCGACCACTTCTCCTGGGTTCCGGCCAGCGGCGGTGAGGTTCCCCCCTTCGCCCTGCGCGTCGGCCAGACCGCCGATGGCGAGGCTCTGTTCGTGGGACGCGGCTACTTCCAGGGCAGTCTCACCCCCGGCAAGGTCCACCCCTCGCACCAGTGCCTGTACATCCCCTACGGCGGAGAGGAG CATCGTCTTGAGGCCTATGAAGTCCTAGTACAGCCGGAAGTCTGGGTATCCTCTTCCTCCGGCCGCGGCATTGTGCCCGGAACCGTGGTCGGTGGACACGATTGCGATGGTTCTCAGATATTCGTGGGCCGTGCCTACCACGAGGGCGACATGCTGCCAGCCAAg GTGATTCCGAGCAAGGGATGTGCCTACGTGCCCTACGGCGGCGGGGAGGTGGTGAAGCATGACTATGAGCTGTTGGCCGGATACGGTTATGGTTGGGTTCACGACAGTCACGGCAACGTGCCCGGAAACGCTGTGCTCGCCGGCCGGACCTCCGATGGTGAGCCGCTCTTCATCGGTCGTGCCCATCACCATGGCAGTCTGACTCCCGGAAAGATACATCAGTCCCATCACTGCCTCTACATTCCGTTTGGCGGCGAGGAGGTGCGTCTGGATCACTACGAGGTCCTCGTCAAGGCCTAA